CCTTGTCTGAAGTTTCTTAAGTGCGTAATCTGTGATTTTACCTAAAATAGCAAATAAAATAATGCTGGCTAAAATTAATTGAGGCTGTAAGGTATTTTGACCTAAGACGAGTAAATAGCCTAGCCCTTGGCTAGCTCCCATTAATTCAGCCGCCACCACAAACATCCAGCCTAAACCTAACCCACTTCGTAAGCCCGTTAAAAAAGAAGGCATTGATGCCGGTAGAATAATTCGTCGCACGAGTTGAAATGAAGAAAAACCATATGTTTTCCCTACTTCAATTAGCTTTCGATCGACTGATTGTATCCCGCCTACAATATTTAGATAGACTGGGAAGAACACACCTACAGCGATTAATGTCACTTTAGATGGTTCACCAATTCCGAGCCAGAGGATAAACAACGGAACCCACGCTAAAGATGGGATAGCACGAAAAGCCTGAATTAACGGATCAAACAACGCTTCTAGTTTTCGTGACATCCCAACTAGTGAACCAAGCGCTACTGCTGCTAAAGAACCCCAAATAAAGCCCCAAAATATACGGTATAAAGTGATTGAGCTATGTTGCCACAATGTCCCTTCCACTGCCATTGATGTGATAGCCTGAACAATATCACTAGGAGATGGCAATAGATGACTTTCTACATAATTAAACCTTGTAACAATTTCCCAAACGAGGATAAGCGTTAAAGGTAACACAAGTGAGAGACCTACGTTTCTAAGAAAGATCGGCTTTATTGGTTTTAAGTTTTTCTTCCCCTTTAACGTGACGGCTTCTACCGATCTTTTTTTTATTTGTCCTTCTGAAATAGCCATGAGCCATCTCCCCCTTAAAGAAGATACATTTATTCTTAATTTTCGTAATATTCCGATTATATAGATGACACACATCCTAGAAGTTAAATCATCGGATATGTGTCATTTTTATTACTGTTTAATCACTGCCTCTGCAAAAGATGAGTCAATTAACTCATTTACGAGTGCCTCAATATCTACCCCATCGTCTAAATTACCTGACTCTTGAAGGACAACACCTGCTTCTGTAATGCTTTCTCGCTGAGCGTCACCTGGGATTGGATTGTCAAAGTTATTTCTCTCCAATTGTAAAGCTGCTACCTCAGGATCAATTTCCGCTTCTTGAACGATAATGTCAATCGTCTCGTCCGGATGATCCTCAACCCACTGTCTTGCTTTTTCATACGCTTCAATTACTTTCTCCACGACTTCTGGATGCTCATCTGCAAAATCTTCTCTTACATTCAAAAATCCGTACGTGTTAAATGCTTCATTTCTATAAAACAACTCTGCATTCGTTTCTAACTCTTGTCGTGCCATGTGAGGATCTAAGCCCGCCCATGCATCAACATCTCCATTGGCGAGAGCATTAGCGCCATCGCTATGTTGCAAAGGAACCACTTCTATATCGCTCTCTGAAAGACCAACTTCATTTAGTGCTCGAATGAGGAAAATGTATGGGTCCGTCCCTAATGTTGCTGCCACGCGCTGTCCTTCAAGATCTTCCACACTGTCAATATCACTATCTTCATTCGTCACAAGCGCGGTCCATTCTGGTTGAGAATAGATATAGACATTTTTGATAGGTGTCCCATTGCTCTTTGCCATAAGCGCTGCTGCTCCAGCTGTTGAGCCAAAATCCACACTACCCCCAGCTAAAAATTCCAGTGCTCGGTTACTCCCTTGGCTAAAGACATACTCAATCTCTATT
The Salipaludibacillus sp. LMS25 DNA segment above includes these coding regions:
- a CDS encoding ABC transporter permease — its product is MAISEGQIKKRSVEAVTLKGKKNLKPIKPIFLRNVGLSLVLPLTLILVWEIVTRFNYVESHLLPSPSDIVQAITSMAVEGTLWQHSSITLYRIFWGFIWGSLAAVALGSLVGMSRKLEALFDPLIQAFRAIPSLAWVPLFILWLGIGEPSKVTLIAVGVFFPVYLNIVGGIQSVDRKLIEVGKTYGFSSFQLVRRIILPASMPSFLTGLRSGLGLGWMFVVAAELMGASQGLGYLLVLGQNTLQPQLILASIILFAILGKITDYALKKLQTRALHWQDRIESSK
- a CDS encoding aliphatic sulfonate ABC transporter substrate-binding protein, encoding MAIKRVLSSLLILSAGALLAACNDDTEADNSSSLDKITIDYAHYSPTSLVLKENGYLEEAFEGDGIEIEYVFSQGSNRALEFLAGGSVDFGSTAGAAALMAKSNGTPIKNVYIYSQPEWTALVTNEDSDIDSVEDLEGQRVAATLGTDPYIFLIRALNEVGLSESDIEVVPLQHSDGANALANGDVDAWAGLDPHMARQELETNAELFYRNEAFNTYGFLNVREDFADEHPEVVEKVIEAYEKARQWVEDHPDETIDIIVQEAEIDPEVAALQLERNNFDNPIPGDAQRESITEAGVVLQESGNLDDGVDIEALVNELIDSSFAEAVIKQ